From a region of the Terriglobales bacterium genome:
- the rseP gene encoding RIP metalloprotease RseP, with translation MIEILFSNIVSVAVVLGVMILVHEWGHFAVAKLFGVRVEVFSVGFGKRLWGVKRGDTDYRISAIPLGGYVKMAGENPMDQVSGAPYEFMSHPRWQRLLIALAGPCMNIVLSVALLTGVFMVRYEHPVFLDKPALIGWVLEDSAAAKAGFEAGDLIVKIDGIENPTWEQVFPQVMLSPNQPIEVTLKRGDQLLVKTIRPDAVGPSEVGSLGLLPDKPNTVTALEPGLPAEKAGIQPGDEIVGLNGVPMRSMPALQRYLQQNGEKPVVVNLVRQQDQLDISLTPVKAELEGEQFYRIGIYSDPQEVHQLPFLAALGKSLEQNKKYSLLIVELAQRLVQRRVSLRQIDGPIGIAGAAGAAARQKGWMPLLTLMAMISLNLGVFNLFPIPILDGGVILMLLIESAMRRDISINIKERIYQAAFVFLVLFAAIVIYNDIAKTLPGLTKYVP, from the coding sequence GTGATCGAAATCCTTTTCAGCAACATCGTCTCGGTGGCGGTCGTGCTCGGGGTCATGATCCTGGTGCACGAGTGGGGCCACTTCGCGGTCGCCAAGCTGTTTGGCGTGCGGGTGGAAGTGTTCTCGGTCGGATTCGGCAAGAGGCTGTGGGGCGTGAAGCGCGGCGATACCGACTACCGCATCAGCGCTATCCCGCTGGGCGGCTACGTCAAGATGGCGGGCGAGAACCCCATGGATCAAGTCAGCGGGGCGCCCTACGAGTTCATGTCGCATCCGCGCTGGCAGCGGTTGCTCATCGCACTGGCCGGGCCGTGCATGAACATCGTGTTGTCCGTAGCCCTGCTTACGGGCGTCTTCATGGTGCGCTACGAGCACCCGGTCTTCCTGGACAAGCCCGCCCTCATCGGTTGGGTGCTGGAAGACTCCGCCGCCGCCAAGGCCGGGTTCGAGGCGGGTGACCTCATCGTCAAGATCGATGGCATCGAGAACCCGACGTGGGAGCAGGTGTTCCCGCAGGTGATGCTCAGCCCCAACCAGCCCATCGAGGTCACCCTGAAGCGCGGCGACCAGCTACTGGTGAAGACCATCCGCCCGGACGCCGTTGGCCCCTCGGAAGTCGGCAGCCTGGGCCTGCTGCCGGACAAGCCCAATACCGTGACCGCCCTGGAGCCGGGACTGCCCGCCGAAAAAGCCGGCATTCAGCCGGGTGACGAGATCGTAGGGCTGAATGGCGTCCCCATGCGCTCCATGCCGGCCCTGCAGCGCTATTTGCAGCAGAATGGCGAGAAGCCCGTGGTGGTCAACCTGGTGCGCCAGCAGGATCAGCTTGACATCTCGCTGACGCCGGTGAAGGCGGAGCTGGAAGGCGAGCAGTTCTATCGTATCGGCATCTATTCGGACCCGCAGGAAGTCCACCAATTGCCGTTCCTGGCGGCGTTGGGAAAGTCACTTGAGCAGAACAAGAAATACTCCCTGCTGATCGTGGAACTGGCACAGCGGCTGGTGCAGCGCCGGGTATCGCTGCGGCAGATTGACGGACCCATCGGCATCGCGGGCGCCGCGGGTGCGGCGGCGCGTCAAAAGGGCTGGATGCCGCTGCTCACGCTGATGGCCATGATTAGCCTCAACCTGGGCGTGTTCAACCTGTTCCCCATCCCCATTCTGGACGGGGGCGTCATCCTCATGTTGCTGATCGAGAGCGCCATGCGGCGCGACATCAGTATCAACATCAAGGAACGCATCTACCAGGCGGCGTTCGTCTTCCTGGTGCTGTTCGCCGCCATCGTGATCTACAACGACATCGCCAAGACCCTGCCCGGGCTCACCAAGTACGTGCCGTAA